The following are encoded in a window of Nakamurella sp. A5-74 genomic DNA:
- a CDS encoding sugar phosphate nucleotidyltransferase, with the protein MTHRDRSRSTPARSRRADRVLALVQAGGQGSRMDVLTRERAKPALPFAGGFHLIDFALSSLAAADIADVWVGVQYQAGSLDPYLAGGRPWDLDRTRGGFRRVVPEQGAGSSTETGFSRGNADNLLRLADQIEQFGPDQLVVMSADHVFSADLAAVLDRHREHGAECTLVTAKVSKREAAQNAVVTVDNRGRVTGFDYKPAKPQGTTVATEIFVYDTAVLLQVLGELRVGLSAAAADGGDDVESEADSGLGDFGEHLLPAFVRRGKVFALDIGGYWQDVGRPEAYLAAHRDLIAGRIDVFDHPDRPVLTSAPHRLPARITAGATVVDTQIGAGCRISGEVVNSVLGSDVIVHRGATVRNAVLFDGVEVHPGASIDTAILDERVQVLGRASVGGPSGRRTPRDDDIVLIGRDSTVGRGVAIGPGARLEPGTTA; encoded by the coding sequence ATGACGCATCGTGATCGGTCCCGCAGCACGCCCGCCCGCTCCCGCCGAGCGGATCGCGTACTCGCCCTGGTGCAGGCCGGCGGCCAGGGCAGTCGGATGGACGTGCTGACCCGGGAGCGGGCCAAGCCAGCGCTGCCGTTCGCCGGTGGGTTCCATCTGATCGACTTCGCGCTGTCCAGCCTGGCAGCAGCCGACATCGCAGATGTCTGGGTCGGGGTGCAGTACCAGGCCGGCTCGCTCGACCCGTACCTGGCCGGTGGGCGGCCCTGGGATCTGGATCGCACCCGCGGTGGCTTTCGGCGGGTGGTACCGGAGCAGGGCGCCGGCTCCTCGACCGAGACAGGCTTCTCCCGCGGAAATGCGGACAACCTGTTGCGGCTGGCCGACCAGATCGAGCAGTTCGGTCCCGACCAACTGGTGGTGATGAGCGCCGACCACGTCTTCTCCGCCGACCTGGCGGCGGTCCTGGACCGACACCGGGAGCACGGTGCCGAGTGCACCCTGGTGACCGCGAAGGTGTCCAAGCGGGAGGCCGCCCAGAACGCCGTGGTGACCGTCGACAACCGGGGTCGCGTCACGGGCTTCGACTACAAGCCGGCCAAGCCGCAGGGCACCACCGTGGCCACCGAGATCTTCGTCTACGACACGGCAGTGCTGCTGCAGGTGCTCGGGGAGCTGCGCGTCGGGTTGAGCGCGGCAGCCGCCGACGGTGGCGACGACGTCGAGTCCGAAGCCGATTCCGGTCTGGGCGACTTCGGCGAGCACCTGCTGCCGGCATTCGTGCGACGCGGCAAGGTGTTCGCCCTCGACATCGGCGGGTACTGGCAGGACGTCGGCCGGCCGGAGGCCTACCTGGCTGCCCACCGCGATCTGATCGCCGGCCGGATCGATGTCTTCGACCATCCGGACCGGCCGGTCCTCACCAGCGCACCGCACCGGCTGCCGGCCCGCATCACAGCAGGGGCGACCGTGGTCGACACCCAGATCGGTGCCGGCTGCCGGATCTCCGGCGAGGTCGTGAACAGCGTCCTCGGATCGGACGTGATCGTGCACCGCGGCGCGACCGTGCGGAACGCCGTGTTGTTCGACGGGGTCGAGGTGCACCCCGGTGCGAGCATCGACACCGCGATCCTCGACGAGCGCGTGCAGGTGCTGGGCCGCGCGAGCGTCGGAGGTCCCAGTGGGCGTCGGACCCCGCGCGACGACGACATCGTCCTCATCGGTCGTGACAGCACCGTCGGCCGCGGCGTCGCCATCGGTCCCGGTGCCCGCCTGGAACCGGGCACCACCGCCTGA
- a CDS encoding PKD domain-containing protein has translation MSAPIRRRRAPAALLAAITTAATVLLGGPVAAAPPLTPVLVGPTDGGTTSSTAPTLSVTATDPDGGAVPVRFEGRKLGATTPAPGTGDPFTLVALPDTQNYTYGDRQATIPQQTEWIASTRTALKTAFVVQLGDLVSDWFNPQQWQYISDGLRVLDNAGIPNSVVPGNHDFDNVAQDVGPYDTWFPVSRYANASWNGPAARYGGFLGQNQFGADAVDRRNMDNYSLFTAGGRDFLVLNLEWEAPQYALDWAHRVLTAYPDRLAIMVTHSFVTVAGGRRTTAERTGGTPTATLWSDFVAQHCSIRVVLSGHEHSGDAGEARRTDTNSCGNPVPQILTDYQSRANGGDGWLRYYTFDPAANTMQATTYSPKLGTYETDADSAFTLPLDLGTSTPAPFTTIGTTSVTSEQTASVRWTGLDPDTRYEWRAVAGATGETATSPVWTLRTPAAVGGVNDTFTRALTGGWGSADTGQRWSTVTASAFSVDGTRGRFSVPAGNSRRAQLDEVSLRDVLVSTDVAVTPAPTGSGVYFSLQGRSVSGGQYRAKLRFVAGGAVTIGLIKVIGGVETALSPERPVGTVSAGAPVNVQLELTGSAPTALRAKAWPSTTSEPTGWTATGTDSTAALQGPGAVGLETYVSSSATAPVTVAMDRFFATDTATPPPVNQRPTAVIRTPTITERTVTLTAADSTDPDGTITGWAWNFGDGTTATGQNTNHTYTADGNYPITLTVTDNQGATDTATRTVTVAATPPPMTDLAADTFSRTVSRAWGTATTGGSWKRHRLTRPVLRHRRGRPSDHPGRAGRRRHPACRADEVGRAAGRDQLGSTGFRGTPLQHGGRPWSGVGQLPGDAEHRADGSAADLVGPSGRFDRHHSEGRRRAGHHDETRCLVPALGASHPWCRRYHRAQREGLAARRHGTGCRPGQRHRRDRRPAASRMGRRGQLPLLRCECRGDDVVRRPAGDARRLTGPGRSVVRRWCPVPGGHRDRWRRRGRRCCHDR, from the coding sequence ATGAGCGCACCCATCCGCCGTCGACGCGCCCCGGCCGCGCTGTTGGCCGCGATCACCACTGCGGCGACCGTCCTGCTCGGTGGACCGGTTGCTGCCGCCCCACCGTTGACGCCCGTCCTGGTCGGCCCGACCGACGGAGGCACGACCTCGAGCACCGCACCGACCCTGTCGGTCACCGCCACCGACCCGGACGGCGGCGCTGTGCCCGTGCGCTTCGAGGGACGCAAGCTGGGCGCGACCACGCCGGCACCCGGTACCGGGGACCCGTTCACCCTCGTCGCGTTGCCCGACACCCAGAACTACACCTACGGAGACCGGCAGGCGACGATTCCGCAGCAGACCGAGTGGATCGCGAGCACCCGTACGGCCCTGAAAACCGCGTTCGTGGTGCAACTCGGCGACCTGGTCAGCGACTGGTTCAATCCCCAACAGTGGCAGTACATCTCGGACGGTCTGCGGGTGCTCGACAACGCCGGGATCCCGAACTCCGTCGTGCCAGGCAACCACGATTTCGACAACGTCGCGCAGGACGTCGGTCCGTACGACACCTGGTTCCCGGTGTCCCGCTACGCGAATGCGAGCTGGAACGGTCCCGCGGCCCGCTACGGCGGGTTCCTGGGGCAGAACCAGTTCGGCGCGGACGCAGTCGACCGGCGCAACATGGACAACTACTCGTTGTTCACCGCCGGTGGCCGCGACTTCCTGGTGCTGAACCTGGAGTGGGAGGCCCCGCAGTACGCGCTCGACTGGGCACACCGGGTGCTGACCGCCTACCCGGACCGGCTCGCCATCATGGTGACCCACAGCTTCGTGACGGTCGCCGGTGGTCGGCGGACCACGGCCGAGCGGACCGGAGGGACCCCCACCGCAACGCTCTGGAGCGATTTCGTCGCCCAACACTGCTCGATCCGAGTTGTCCTCAGCGGGCACGAGCACAGCGGTGACGCCGGCGAGGCCCGTCGCACGGACACGAACTCCTGCGGCAATCCGGTGCCCCAGATCCTCACCGACTACCAGTCGAGGGCCAACGGGGGCGACGGCTGGCTGCGGTACTACACCTTCGACCCGGCCGCCAACACCATGCAGGCGACCACCTATTCACCGAAGCTCGGGACGTACGAGACCGACGCCGACTCAGCCTTCACCCTGCCGCTGGACCTCGGCACCAGCACCCCAGCACCGTTCACCACCATCGGGACGACGAGCGTCACCAGCGAACAGACCGCTTCGGTGCGCTGGACGGGTCTGGACCCGGACACCCGGTACGAGTGGCGGGCGGTCGCGGGCGCCACGGGCGAGACGGCCACCTCGCCGGTCTGGACCCTGCGAACCCCCGCCGCCGTCGGCGGGGTGAACGACACCTTCACCCGAGCCCTCACCGGCGGCTGGGGCAGCGCCGACACCGGGCAGCGGTGGTCGACGGTCACCGCCTCCGCGTTCTCCGTGGACGGCACCCGCGGGCGGTTCAGCGTGCCGGCCGGCAACTCCCGGCGGGCCCAGCTCGACGAGGTGTCGCTACGGGACGTGCTCGTCAGCACCGACGTCGCCGTCACCCCCGCGCCCACCGGCTCCGGCGTGTACTTCAGCCTGCAGGGACGATCGGTGAGCGGCGGGCAGTACCGGGCCAAACTCCGCTTCGTGGCCGGTGGCGCCGTAACGATCGGCCTCATCAAGGTGATCGGCGGGGTCGAGACCGCGCTCTCACCGGAACGGCCGGTCGGCACCGTGTCAGCCGGCGCACCGGTCAACGTCCAGCTGGAACTCACCGGGAGTGCCCCCACGGCCCTGCGGGCAAAGGCGTGGCCCTCGACCACGTCCGAGCCGACCGGGTGGACGGCCACGGGTACCGACAGCACGGCGGCACTGCAGGGTCCGGGAGCGGTCGGACTCGAAACCTACGTCTCGAGCAGCGCGACTGCACCGGTCACCGTCGCGATGGACCGGTTCTTCGCGACCGACACCGCCACCCCACCCCCCGTCAACCAACGACCCACCGCAGTGATCCGCACCCCCACCATCACCGAACGCACCGTCACCCTCACCGCAGCCGACTCCACCGACCCCGACGGCACCATCACCGGCTGGGCCTGGAACTTCGGCGACGGAACCACCGCCACCGGCCAGAACACCAACCACACCTACACCGCCGACGGCAACTACCCGATCACCCTCACCGTCACCGACAACCAAGGCGCCACCGACACCGCCACCCGCACCGTCACCGTCGCCGCCACCCCACCCCCCATGACGGATCTCGCCGCAGACACCTTTTCCCGCACTGTGTCCCGTGCCTGGGGAACCGCGACGACCGGTGGCAGCTGGAAACGCCATCGGCTCACCCGACCGGTTCTCCGTCACCGCAGGGGTCGGCCGTCAGACCACCCCGGCCGGGCAGGGCGCCGACGCCACCCTGCCTGCCGTGCAGACGAAGTCGGCAGAGCTGCGGGTCGCGATCAGCTGGGATCGACCGGCTTCCGAGGCACGCCTCTACAGCACGGTGGTCGTCCGTGGAGCGGCGTCGGGCAGCTACCGGGCGACGCTGAACATCGAGCCGACGGGAGTGCCGCGGATCTCGTTGGTCCGTCGGGTCGGTTCGACAGACACCACTCTGAAGGTCGCCGACGTGCCGGGCACCACGATGAAACCCGGTGCCTGGTACCAGCTCTCGGTGCGAGCCACCCCTGGTGCCGGAGGTACCACCGTGCTCAGCGCGAAGGCCTGGCCGCGCGGCGGCACGGAACCGGCTGCCGCCCAGGTCAGCGCCACCGACGGGACCGCAGGCCTGCAGCCAGCAGGATGGGTCGGCGTGGGCAGCTACCGCTCCTCCGGTGCGAGTGTCGCGGTGACGACGTCGTTCGACGACCTGCGGGTGACGCCCGTCGCCTGACAGGCCCCGGCCGGAGTGTGGTCAGGCGGTGGTGCCCGGTTCCAGGCGGGCACCGGGACCGATGGCGACGCCGCGGCCGACGGTGCTGTCACGACCGATGA
- a CDS encoding DinB family protein, giving the protein MTPPEFIHTDLTGARFERVPLRQTRFRAVDFSGSVMRAVSLEGVDIDGDIGGLKINGVPIAPLVDAELRRRQPARAYWNATDPVDLRAAWGSLQGTWEELDRRVLGMPAGTADVSVDDEWSYTQTLRHLVCATDTWFTAPLRGPAGFHPWGLPFTDMAQFVPEGTDFGLDPAATPSWAEVLEVRAERVGLVGAFLAEADAEQLAREVPAPPWADSGQITLLQGIQVIIEEECEHQRFAERDLNRIEDGASPTPSPPHAVTSQWTGSAGYAPERPNG; this is encoded by the coding sequence ATGACCCCACCCGAGTTCATCCACACCGATCTGACCGGGGCTCGTTTCGAGCGTGTTCCGTTACGGCAGACCAGATTCCGGGCGGTTGACTTCTCCGGCTCCGTGATGCGAGCAGTGAGCCTGGAGGGTGTCGACATCGACGGCGACATCGGAGGATTGAAGATCAACGGCGTGCCCATCGCGCCGCTCGTCGACGCGGAGCTACGGCGACGCCAGCCGGCGCGGGCGTACTGGAATGCCACCGATCCCGTGGACCTGCGTGCGGCCTGGGGTTCGCTGCAGGGCACCTGGGAGGAGCTGGACCGGCGGGTGCTGGGGATGCCGGCAGGCACGGCGGACGTCTCGGTCGACGACGAGTGGTCCTACACCCAGACCCTGCGTCATCTCGTGTGCGCCACCGACACCTGGTTCACCGCCCCGTTGCGCGGACCGGCGGGCTTCCACCCGTGGGGTCTTCCGTTCACCGACATGGCGCAATTCGTTCCCGAGGGCACTGATTTCGGGCTCGACCCGGCCGCGACACCCAGCTGGGCCGAGGTGCTCGAGGTCCGCGCAGAGCGGGTCGGACTCGTCGGTGCGTTCCTCGCCGAGGCCGATGCCGAGCAGTTGGCCCGGGAGGTACCTGCACCTCCGTGGGCGGACAGCGGGCAGATCACGCTGCTGCAGGGGATCCAGGTGATCATCGAGGAGGAGTGCGAACACCAGCGATTCGCTGAACGGGATCTGAACCGCATCGAGGACGGTGCGAGCCCGACACCGTCGCCGCCGCACGCCGTCACCTCGCAGTGGACCGGTAGCGCTGGGTACGCGCCTGAACGTCCGAACGGCTGA
- a CDS encoding SMR family transporter gives MSWIILVISGVLEAVWATALGRSAGFSRLTPTVVFGVALVLSMVGLAVAMKQLPVGTAYAVWVGIGAALTVTYAMITGTESASLLKVVLLVVIVGAVVGLKLAH, from the coding sequence ATGTCCTGGATCATTCTCGTCATCTCCGGTGTGCTGGAAGCTGTCTGGGCCACGGCCCTGGGCAGATCGGCTGGGTTCTCGCGGCTCACACCGACGGTCGTCTTCGGGGTGGCGCTCGTACTCAGCATGGTCGGGCTGGCTGTGGCCATGAAGCAATTACCGGTGGGCACCGCCTACGCCGTATGGGTGGGGATCGGCGCGGCGCTCACCGTCACCTACGCGATGATCACCGGCACCGAGTCCGCGTCGCTGCTCAAGGTCGTGTTGCTGGTCGTCATCGTGGGCGCGGTCGTCGGCCTCAAACTCGCACACTGA
- a CDS encoding arginase family protein, whose amino-acid sequence MGTTTFAVTVFRGRVGDHNDRAMAGSEVVGAAVAEHLGLVPVTVGVPAPALGTGWQDELDAARADLTAMAARYEEVLGAHHVPVTALTRCAVALATLPRVAAHRPDAVVVWFDAHADINTPDDTTTGYLGGLALSGPMGWWDTGLGGGLGSDQVILVGTRDLDPAEQRRVDDGTVALVAPGADLPDRLRAAVAGRPVYVHLDCDVLEPGTVPTDYHVPDGLTLDDLHPAVLVLAESELVGLEIAEFETAQQPGEEAVAAAALLQALRPLLIPV is encoded by the coding sequence ATGGGGACCACCACCTTCGCCGTGACCGTGTTCCGGGGCCGGGTCGGAGACCACAATGACCGCGCGATGGCCGGGTCGGAGGTGGTCGGCGCGGCAGTCGCAGAGCACCTCGGACTCGTGCCGGTGACCGTCGGCGTACCGGCACCGGCACTCGGTACGGGTTGGCAGGACGAGCTCGACGCCGCTCGAGCCGACCTCACCGCCATGGCCGCCCGGTACGAGGAAGTCCTTGGTGCCCACCACGTTCCGGTCACCGCGCTGACCCGGTGCGCGGTCGCGTTGGCCACCCTCCCCCGGGTTGCCGCGCACCGGCCGGATGCTGTCGTGGTCTGGTTCGACGCCCATGCCGACATCAACACCCCCGACGACACCACCACCGGCTATCTGGGTGGACTCGCCCTGTCCGGCCCGATGGGCTGGTGGGACACCGGTCTGGGCGGCGGCCTCGGGTCCGATCAGGTCATCCTCGTCGGCACCCGTGACCTGGACCCGGCCGAGCAGCGACGGGTCGACGACGGGACCGTCGCTCTGGTCGCGCCGGGCGCCGATCTTCCCGACCGCCTCCGAGCAGCGGTGGCCGGCCGGCCGGTGTACGTACACCTCGACTGCGATGTCCTGGAACCGGGCACGGTCCCGACCGACTACCACGTCCCCGACGGTCTCACCCTCGATGATCTGCACCCAGCCGTCCTCGTGCTCGCCGAGTCGGAGCTCGTCGGGCTCGAGATCGCCGAGTTCGAGACGGCCCAGCAGCCGGGGGAAGAGGCCGTCGCCGCGGCCGCGCTGCTCCAGGCGCTGCGACCCCTGCTCATCCCCGTCTGA
- a CDS encoding helix-turn-helix domain-containing protein — protein sequence MTSTPTAAVSVTGRRTTGAAARRRAERVAYDAYLAQCASRQLLDRISDKWVTLVLCALDEDGPSRYSALARRIAGVSQKMLTQTLRSLERDGLVDRAVEPTVPVTVEYTLTTLGASLVDVVHSFKQWAEHHVPQIVEARAVYDLR from the coding sequence GTGACCAGCACCCCCACAGCGGCAGTCAGCGTCACCGGTCGACGGACGACAGGCGCCGCCGCGCGGCGACGCGCCGAACGGGTTGCCTACGACGCCTATCTCGCCCAGTGCGCGAGTCGACAACTGCTCGATCGCATCTCGGACAAGTGGGTCACCCTCGTGCTGTGCGCGCTCGACGAGGACGGACCTTCGCGGTACTCCGCGCTGGCGCGGCGGATCGCCGGTGTCAGCCAGAAGATGCTGACCCAGACGCTGCGCTCGCTGGAGCGGGACGGTCTCGTCGACCGCGCCGTTGAGCCGACCGTCCCGGTGACCGTCGAGTACACCCTGACCACGCTCGGGGCGTCCCTGGTCGACGTCGTGCACTCGTTCAAGCAGTGGGCGGAGCACCACGTCCCGCAGATCGTCGAAGCCCGCGCTGTCTACGACCTGAGGTGA
- a CDS encoding zinc-binding dehydrogenase — MIAAVFTTPGGPEQIELIEVDVPVPGAGEVLIQVAAAAVNPVDLQTRGGIYHDFGWVHQPEHTGLGWDVAGIVTAVGADVDPAWVGRRVAALAAGVDRALGAYAESVVVPVTAVAGVPETLELVAAATVPLNALTADQAVESLGEAGGTLVVTGAAGGVGGYALSSAADRGWSVIGLARESDSAFVEGAGARLVTDLSALSEQVAAVVDAAGLREAALAVVADRGRYVGLSPAAPVEAVRGITSSDVFVTADADGLAAALRRTADGVLPARIAREFPLRDAADAHRLLEQGAVRGRIVLRP; from the coding sequence ATGATCGCAGCAGTGTTCACCACTCCTGGTGGCCCCGAACAGATCGAGCTCATCGAGGTGGATGTGCCCGTCCCCGGTGCCGGAGAGGTGCTGATCCAGGTCGCGGCCGCAGCCGTCAATCCGGTCGACCTGCAGACCCGTGGCGGGATCTACCACGACTTCGGCTGGGTGCATCAGCCCGAGCACACCGGGCTCGGCTGGGATGTTGCCGGCATCGTCACCGCGGTAGGCGCCGACGTCGACCCAGCATGGGTCGGGCGGAGGGTGGCCGCTCTGGCCGCCGGGGTCGATCGGGCCCTGGGTGCCTACGCCGAGTCGGTGGTGGTGCCGGTCACCGCTGTTGCCGGGGTTCCGGAAACGCTGGAACTCGTAGCGGCGGCGACTGTTCCGTTGAATGCGCTCACCGCCGACCAGGCCGTCGAGAGCTTGGGAGAGGCCGGCGGGACGCTGGTGGTGACCGGGGCCGCTGGGGGAGTCGGCGGCTACGCGCTCAGCTCAGCTGCGGACCGAGGATGGTCCGTCATCGGGCTGGCCCGGGAGTCGGACAGCGCCTTTGTCGAGGGTGCGGGAGCCCGGCTGGTCACCGACCTGTCCGCGCTGTCCGAGCAGGTCGCCGCCGTGGTGGACGCCGCCGGCCTGCGGGAGGCGGCGCTCGCGGTGGTGGCTGACCGCGGACGCTACGTGGGTCTCTCACCGGCTGCGCCGGTCGAGGCCGTTCGCGGGATCACCAGCTCCGACGTGTTCGTGACCGCGGACGCGGACGGTCTCGCCGCTGCGTTGCGGCGCACCGCGGACGGCGTGCTCCCGGCGCGCATCGCCCGGGAGTTCCCGCTGCGGGATGCCGCCGACGCCCAT